The Verrucomicrobiia bacterium nucleotide sequence GGGCAAGATTCTTCCTCGGCTCGATTTTCAATACCGCGATGTCCGTTGGAGGATCGGTGCCGATGACTTTTGCGTCGATCTCCCTTTCACCATTGGGCAGGCCGACCTTAACGGATTGTGCTCCCTCGACCACGTGGTTGGCCGTCAGGATGTAACCATCCGGCGAGACGATCACGCCCGAGCCGAGGCTTTCCTCTTTTCGGGTGCGTGGCAGGGCCTGCTGCTGGTCAGGTTCTCCAAAGAACCTGCGAAAGAACGGATCATTGAACAAAGGACTCCGCCCGGGCCGCTCGTGGACAATTGTGGTCGAGTAGATGTTCACGACACTGGGAACGACTTTTTTGATAACCGGCGCAAAGCTGATGGGGGCTTTGGCATCGCGGTTGATGGGGGCTTCCTCGATGATCAGTTTGGGCTCTGGTTTGGCGGAAGCGGGGGCGGCCAGCGTGTGAAGCGGCGTGAACTCGAACGCGAGCAAGCCGGCGGCTAAAAGGGGGAGCAAGGGGAAAAGGACATGTTTATAGATTGCTTTCATGGCTTTGTTGGGAGTAGGAGCGGATGGCAAGGACCTTCGGGGACAATGCGGAGCGGCAGCGGCCTGGCTGCCGCTCCGCAGTTGTTCATTGGACCTTCACTTCGATTTGTTTGGGTTTTGCCGATTCCGATTTGGGCATGTGGACCTGGAGCAGGCCCTCTTTGAACTCGGCGCGCACCTTCGAGGCGTCGGCACCCTCAGGCAGGCTGAAACTCCGGGTAAAACTGCCATACGACCGCTCAAGGCGATGATAGCGTTTCTGCTTTTGTTCCCGCTCGAACTTGCGTTCGCCGTGGATCGTCAGCACCCCGTTCTCGACCGTCACCTGAACATCTTCCTTCTTGACCTCGGGCAGCTCGGCTTTCACGAGGAATTCCTTGTCATCCTCGATGATATCGACGGCCGGCGACCATTGCGCCAGTGGCCCCTCCTGTCCGCGCCGTTCCTGCGAG carries:
- a CDS encoding Hsp20/alpha crystallin family protein yields the protein MNGLQKWDPFKDWDPFRELSEFQNRLGSFFGRSQERRGQEGPLAQWSPAVDIIEDDKEFLVKAELPEVKKEDVQVTVENGVLTIHGERKFEREQKQKRYHRLERSYGSFTRSFSLPEGADASKVRAEFKEGLLQVHMPKSESAKPKQIEVKVQ